The Nitrospira sp. genome contains a region encoding:
- a CDS encoding vitamin B12-dependent ribonucleotide reductase, with protein sequence MKIDRRFTNRGVSPYEGLPFVKRSSEIRNPDGSTVFKLDNIDVPETWSQLAVDILAQKYFRKAGIPQRDENGQPLVDSDGKPVLGGERDARQVFERMAGCWTHWGKSHGYFKTTEDAESFHDEMCYMLAHQMAAPNSPQWFNTGLHYAYGLSGPAQGHYYVDPKTQEVVKATNAFEHPQPHACFIQSIEDDLVNENGIMDLWVREARLFKYGSGTGTNFSRLRGDGEGLSGGGRSSGLMSFLKIGDRAAGAIKSGGTTRRAAKMVCLDLDHPDIEEFIDWKVVEEQKVAAMVTGSKICAQRLNAVLKACHTVDGDGALRLDLDHKTNPVLREALTLARRDLVPEAYIQRMFSYAQQGFTHFLFHEYDTNWDGKAYQTVSGQNSNNSVRIPNEFFAVLEADGDWQLKRRTNGKVCKTIKARDLWDRIAWAAWICADPGTQYDTTINEWHTCPEDGRINASNPCSEYMFLDDTACNLASLNLTKFYSADGQFELEHFRHAVRLWTIALEISVLMASFPSRSIAEKSYQFRTLGLGYANLGTVLMRLGIPYDSPKALAICGVITSIMTGEAYRASAEMAAELSPFPGYAKNRDHMLRVIRNHRRAAYQVPHTEYEGLTIAPMGIRPEHCPPDMLLAARRAWDHALELGAAYGYRNAQVTVIAPTGTIGLVMDCDTTGIEPDFALVKFKKLAGGGYFKIINQSLPPALTNLGYTDQQAQQIVRYCVGAQTLKGAPFIDHDTLRQKGFDDAALDRLESGLRQAFEIQFAFNKFILGEAFCVEQLGLTEGQLNEPNFNMLKALGFTQEEIAAANDFCSGTMTVEGAPHLRAEHLAVFDCANRCGRIGRRSIAVDAHIRMMAAAQPFISGAISKTINMPAEATVDEVKASYLLAWKSMVKAVALYRDGSKLSQPLSASTDSGKAIEATTGVMEMAEKVTERVLVRYLAKRRPLPGRRNGYTQKAIVGGHKLYLRTGEYEDGTVGEIFLDMHKEGAAFRSLMNCFAIAISLGLQHGVPLEEFVEAFVFTRFEPNGPVKLNDRIKMSTSIIDYIFRELAVTYLDRYDLAQVKEEDLRMDSMKKDDMDPECFEEEADLDALAKSSVVTEHFPIRRNGGKGNGHGNGHRVARQVELMRETLTLTEIQSAKDARVKGYEGDPCPECKQFTMVRNGTCLKCVSCGATSGCS encoded by the coding sequence GTGAAAATTGACCGGAGATTTACCAATCGCGGAGTGAGCCCCTACGAGGGGCTGCCGTTCGTGAAACGGTCGTCCGAGATTCGCAACCCCGACGGGTCCACTGTGTTCAAGCTCGACAATATCGACGTGCCAGAGACCTGGTCTCAGTTGGCCGTCGACATTTTGGCACAAAAATACTTTCGGAAAGCGGGAATTCCCCAACGCGATGAGAACGGTCAGCCCCTTGTCGATTCGGACGGCAAGCCGGTGCTCGGGGGCGAGCGGGATGCTCGCCAGGTTTTTGAGCGTATGGCCGGATGCTGGACCCATTGGGGCAAGTCACACGGGTATTTTAAGACCACGGAAGATGCCGAGTCCTTTCACGATGAGATGTGCTACATGCTGGCGCATCAAATGGCCGCTCCCAATTCTCCCCAATGGTTCAACACCGGCCTTCACTATGCGTATGGCTTGTCTGGACCGGCGCAGGGGCACTATTACGTCGATCCCAAAACGCAGGAGGTGGTCAAAGCCACCAATGCGTTCGAACATCCTCAGCCCCATGCCTGTTTCATTCAATCGATCGAGGATGATCTCGTGAACGAGAACGGGATCATGGATCTCTGGGTACGGGAGGCTCGCCTATTCAAGTATGGTTCGGGGACCGGGACGAACTTTTCGAGGTTGCGAGGTGATGGCGAAGGACTTTCAGGCGGCGGCAGGTCTTCTGGGCTTATGTCCTTCCTCAAGATCGGGGATCGCGCGGCAGGGGCGATCAAGTCCGGCGGGACCACTCGCCGCGCCGCGAAGATGGTCTGTTTAGACCTCGACCATCCGGATATCGAGGAATTCATCGATTGGAAGGTCGTCGAAGAACAAAAAGTTGCGGCGATGGTGACGGGTTCGAAGATCTGCGCGCAGCGCCTCAACGCGGTCTTGAAGGCCTGTCATACGGTCGACGGTGACGGGGCTCTCAGGCTGGATCTTGATCATAAAACGAATCCGGTCCTACGCGAGGCGTTGACGTTGGCCCGTCGTGATCTGGTGCCGGAGGCGTACATCCAGCGGATGTTCTCCTATGCGCAGCAGGGGTTCACGCATTTCCTGTTTCATGAATACGACACCAATTGGGACGGCAAAGCCTATCAGACGGTCTCCGGCCAAAATTCGAACAACAGTGTCAGAATCCCCAATGAGTTTTTTGCCGTACTCGAAGCCGACGGTGACTGGCAACTCAAACGCCGTACAAACGGCAAGGTATGCAAGACCATCAAGGCCAGGGACCTATGGGATCGAATCGCCTGGGCGGCCTGGATTTGTGCGGATCCTGGAACGCAATACGATACGACCATCAACGAATGGCATACCTGTCCGGAAGACGGCCGGATCAATGCGTCCAACCCTTGTTCCGAATACATGTTTTTGGACGATACTGCTTGCAACCTGGCTTCGCTCAACCTCACCAAGTTTTATAGCGCTGACGGGCAGTTCGAATTGGAGCATTTCCGCCACGCCGTTCGACTGTGGACGATTGCCTTGGAAATCAGCGTCTTGATGGCTTCGTTCCCGAGCCGCTCGATCGCCGAAAAGAGCTATCAATTCCGGACGTTGGGGTTGGGCTATGCGAATCTCGGCACCGTCCTGATGCGGTTGGGGATTCCCTATGATTCTCCCAAAGCGCTGGCGATTTGTGGAGTTATCACGTCCATCATGACCGGGGAAGCCTACCGCGCATCCGCGGAAATGGCTGCCGAATTGTCGCCCTTTCCTGGCTACGCAAAGAATCGGGACCACATGCTCCGCGTGATCCGCAACCACCGGCGGGCTGCATACCAAGTGCCCCATACCGAATATGAAGGCTTGACGATTGCGCCGATGGGAATTCGTCCCGAACACTGTCCTCCGGACATGCTGCTTGCCGCTCGAAGGGCGTGGGACCATGCGCTTGAGCTTGGGGCGGCCTATGGGTATCGCAATGCGCAGGTGACGGTGATTGCTCCGACCGGCACGATCGGGTTGGTCATGGATTGTGATACTACCGGGATTGAGCCTGACTTTGCGCTGGTGAAGTTCAAGAAGCTGGCGGGGGGAGGCTACTTCAAGATCATCAATCAAAGCCTGCCGCCCGCGTTGACCAATCTCGGCTACACGGACCAACAGGCTCAGCAGATCGTCCGCTACTGTGTCGGTGCGCAGACGCTCAAAGGCGCGCCCTTTATCGATCATGACACGCTGCGTCAGAAGGGATTCGACGATGCAGCCTTAGATCGACTCGAGTCTGGGTTGCGGCAGGCGTTCGAAATTCAGTTCGCCTTTAATAAGTTTATCCTGGGGGAAGCCTTTTGCGTGGAACAGCTCGGCCTCACCGAGGGGCAACTCAATGAGCCGAATTTCAATATGCTGAAGGCACTTGGCTTTACGCAAGAAGAGATCGCTGCTGCGAACGATTTCTGTTCTGGGACGATGACGGTAGAGGGCGCGCCGCATTTGCGTGCCGAACACCTTGCGGTCTTCGATTGTGCTAATCGATGCGGACGAATCGGACGACGCTCTATTGCCGTCGATGCCCATATCCGCATGATGGCCGCGGCGCAGCCGTTTATCAGCGGCGCGATCAGCAAGACTATCAATATGCCGGCCGAAGCCACCGTGGATGAGGTCAAGGCGTCGTATCTGCTTGCCTGGAAGAGCATGGTGAAAGCGGTGGCCTTGTATCGTGACGGGTCCAAGCTCAGCCAGCCATTGAGCGCATCGACCGACAGTGGGAAGGCGATCGAAGCGACGACCGGTGTCATGGAGATGGCTGAAAAAGTGACCGAGCGGGTGCTCGTTCGGTACCTTGCCAAACGCCGCCCGCTGCCGGGTCGGCGCAACGGGTACACCCAAAAAGCGATTGTCGGCGGACACAAGCTGTATTTGCGAACCGGTGAATATGAAGATGGGACCGTCGGGGAAATCTTTTTGGACATGCACAAGGAGGGCGCGGCGTTCAGAAGTCTCATGAACTGCTTTGCGATCGCCATCTCGCTTGGGCTTCAGCACGGCGTCCCACTGGAAGAATTTGTTGAAGCCTTCGTCTTCACGCGGTTTGAGCCGAACGGTCCCGTCAAACTGAATGATCGGATCAAGATGTCGACCTCGATCATCGATTACATCTTCCGCGAACTTGCCGTCACCTATCTTGACCGGTATGATCTTGCGCAGGTGAAAGAAGAAGATCTGCGCATGGATTCAATGAAGAAAGACGATATGGACCCTGAATGCTTCGAGGAAGAAGCTGATCTCGATGCGCTGGCGAAATCTTCCGTCGTGACGGAACACTTTCCGATCCGTCGAAACGGCGGAAAAGGAAACGGCCATGGAAACGGACATCGCGTCGCCCGACAAGTGGAGCTCATGCGCGAGACTCTGACTCTGACAGAAATACAAAGTGCCAAAGATGCTAGAGTAAAGGGCTACGAGGGCGATCCTTGTCCCGAATGTAAACAGTTCACCATGGTTCGGAACGGGACCTGTCTCAAGTGTGTCAGTTGCGGTGCGACGAGTGGATGCTCATAA
- a CDS encoding ACT domain-containing protein, with protein sequence MPVATQLVISGQSKPGALARVTAVLGEAGVNIKAFSAPEVTGAGKLRLLVADLDGARAALRAAKIKFGEETALLLSLENKPGALRKVAELLMKSRINIKCGYCTPSREGKRALVVLTVSNTDKALTILRNQSLDEF encoded by the coding sequence ATGCCGGTCGCAACGCAGCTTGTCATCAGCGGTCAAAGTAAACCAGGGGCTCTTGCCAGAGTCACGGCCGTGCTTGGAGAAGCTGGAGTGAACATTAAAGCATTTTCCGCTCCGGAAGTGACGGGTGCGGGAAAGCTGCGCTTGCTTGTGGCTGATCTCGATGGTGCTCGCGCGGCCCTTCGCGCGGCGAAAATCAAGTTTGGGGAAGAAACGGCTCTGCTGTTGAGCCTTGAGAACAAGCCTGGCGCATTGAGAAAAGTAGCCGAACTGTTGATGAAGAGTCGGATCAACATCAAGTGCGGTTACTGCACGCCCTCACGGGAAGGGAAACGGGCGCTCGTCGTCCTGACGGTTTCCAACACCGACAAAGCGTTGACTATTCTGCGCAATCAATCCCTTGACGAGTTTTGA
- a CDS encoding septal ring lytic transglycosylase RlpA family protein — translation MRPWPHTGIASTIIFIGLVGGLLAQGCTGPSRQINRFPGYPVGVVERGEASWYGPGFHGNKTANGERYDMHKLTAAHRTLPLGSVAVVRSLTSGRQVTVRVNDRGPFARGRILDLSLAGARALDMVKNGTDRVELRVIDYVAQPEGMGPLRVQAGAFADYENARALLERVRRDFPDGWIMHVDLPEGRRYRVRFGRFQTESEAQRFADRFTRTVGLKSLVIRDDG, via the coding sequence GTGCGGCCGTGGCCGCACACGGGTATTGCTTCGACGATTATCTTCATAGGTCTTGTGGGGGGGCTTCTCGCGCAAGGCTGCACAGGACCTTCCCGTCAGATCAATCGATTCCCCGGATATCCAGTAGGCGTAGTGGAGCGCGGTGAGGCCTCGTGGTATGGCCCAGGTTTTCATGGAAACAAGACCGCGAATGGGGAGCGGTACGACATGCATAAGCTGACAGCTGCGCATCGAACACTGCCGCTCGGGTCTGTGGCAGTGGTTCGTTCCTTGACCTCTGGGCGACAGGTCACGGTCAGGGTGAACGATCGAGGGCCGTTCGCGAGGGGGCGGATCTTGGACCTTTCATTAGCCGGCGCTCGAGCACTGGACATGGTGAAGAACGGAACAGACCGAGTCGAGCTTCGAGTCATCGATTATGTCGCTCAACCGGAAGGAATGGGTCCGTTACGAGTTCAAGCTGGAGCATTTGCAGACTATGAGAATGCACGGGCATTGTTGGAACGAGTCCGGCGAGACTTTCCCGATGGATGGATCATGCATGTCGATCTCCCTGAGGGACGCCGTTACCGCGTTCGGTTTGGTCGGTTCCAGACCGAGTCGGAGGCGCAGCGGTTTGCAGATCGGTTCACTCGAACGGTTGGCCTTAAATCATTAGTTATTCGAGATGATGGCTAG
- a CDS encoding HlyC/CorC family transporter — MDILILLGLIGLSAIISTAEIGFFSVNETRLRALAQNGSKRAEKALQLRSDPQRLFSTILVGDRLVSTAIPMFATFITLNAYGEKSIFEEAIAVMVGILTFVLLVSVDVIPKTLAAKFSVPVTLTLAYPISWVQIMLHPILFLMVPLIYKLTGGKGLTHPLVTEEELKIMLDQGGKAGELESEEVKMIKNVFQLKDITAEDAMTPRIYVFSLDGNLHLKEAQEQLFNSKYSRIPVYDATLDNITGILSKTKALTELAKGRTELRLKDIAQPPIFVPAGKTADDLMKQFQQEKRHMGIVVNEFGGVMGLVTLEDLLEEVVGEIVDETDITEELIKRIGKNQILVHGRTEVRKVNDFLKVELGGDEALTIGGLIQEILGRIPLAGEEIRIENCRLVVHEADPRSIRSVHIFKEEKVAVPVEASVAG, encoded by the coding sequence ATGGACATCCTCATCCTCTTAGGGTTGATAGGGTTATCCGCCATTATTTCTACTGCCGAGATCGGCTTCTTCTCGGTGAACGAAACACGACTAAGAGCGTTAGCGCAAAACGGCAGCAAACGTGCCGAAAAAGCCTTGCAACTCAGGAGTGATCCTCAGCGGCTCTTTTCGACCATCTTGGTAGGCGATCGGCTCGTCAGTACGGCCATCCCGATGTTTGCGACGTTCATTACCTTGAATGCCTATGGAGAGAAGAGCATTTTTGAAGAAGCCATCGCAGTCATGGTCGGTATTTTGACCTTCGTACTATTAGTCTCGGTTGACGTGATTCCCAAGACGCTGGCGGCAAAATTTTCCGTGCCTGTGACCTTGACGTTGGCCTATCCGATCTCCTGGGTTCAGATCATGTTGCACCCGATTCTTTTTCTGATGGTGCCCCTGATCTATAAGTTGACGGGAGGCAAGGGATTAACGCATCCCTTGGTCACGGAAGAAGAGCTGAAGATCATGCTTGATCAGGGTGGGAAGGCCGGGGAGTTGGAGTCCGAAGAGGTCAAGATGATCAAAAACGTGTTCCAGTTGAAGGACATTACGGCGGAAGATGCGATGACGCCGCGCATCTATGTCTTTTCGCTCGATGGGAATCTTCACCTGAAGGAAGCACAGGAACAACTCTTTAATTCCAAGTATTCTAGGATTCCGGTCTATGACGCGACGCTCGATAACATTACGGGCATTCTCTCGAAGACCAAGGCGCTTACCGAACTGGCAAAAGGACGAACTGAATTGCGACTGAAGGATATCGCTCAACCACCCATTTTTGTGCCGGCAGGCAAGACGGCCGACGACCTCATGAAGCAGTTTCAGCAGGAGAAGCGGCATATGGGTATCGTCGTCAACGAGTTCGGCGGGGTCATGGGTCTGGTGACTCTTGAAGACCTCCTCGAAGAAGTGGTCGGTGAAATCGTCGATGAAACGGATATTACGGAAGAACTCATCAAGCGTATTGGGAAGAACCAAATTCTGGTTCATGGACGGACCGAGGTGCGGAAGGTGAACGACTTCCTCAAAGTCGAGCTTGGCGGCGATGAGGCGTTGACGATTGGCGGCTTAATCCAAGAGATTCTCGGCCGAATCCCTTTGGCCGGAGAAGAGATCCGAATCGAGAATTGCCGCTTGGTCGTTCATGAGGCTGATCCCCGGTCGATCCGAAGCGTGCACATTTTTAAAGAGGAAAAAGTGGCGGTCCCGGTCGAAGCATCTGTTGCAGGCTAG
- the ligA gene encoding NAD-dependent DNA ligase LigA yields the protein MRQDSLYPDSSSTPEISTTDQDRLTALKAQIGHHDYLYYVKDQPEISDGEYDRLFRELVELEQKYPELITLDSPTQRVGAPPLDELGKVRHEQPMLSLDSIVDPDEVLVFDQRMRRALQTNQIEYTVEPKFDGLSVELIYDHGRFVRGSTRGDGSIGEDITINLRTIRSLPLHLHGKTPPDHLAVRGEVYMRLDDFHALNRRMTERGLDAFANPRNAAAGSLRQLDSQITASRPLVLTCYEVTATVGPRPESHWDELEALTQWGLPVPVLRRRCDTIHQVLEFHRATAQQRDNLAYEIDGVVVKVNRGDWQARLGMKSRSPRWALAFKFPPRKEITEVQDIAISVGRTGTLTPLALLKPVEVGGVTISRATLHNADEVARKDIRVGDTVRVERAGDVIPAIAERIPLPNETRSAPFQMPSACPICGSAVAREGAYYYCTGQASCPAQLKGAIEHFASKAALNIEGLGKKTVAQLVDRGLVKDLSDLYRLDQGQLLQLEGFAERSSTLLLDAITQSTTMPLDRFLMGLGIRQVGQHIAKVLAREFGSLEAIMSADQDRLQRIREIGPEISASVFSYFQESSNRRVIDQLQKLGLSIQSRLPPPSSPTDLPFSGRSFVFTGGLTRMTRNEAASLVERLGGTVSSSVSKKTTYVVVGDEPGSKRDQAMKLGVQVLNEEEFERLLDRSGNV from the coding sequence ATGCGACAGGATTCACTGTACCCAGACTCATCCTCGACTCCTGAAATCTCGACAACTGACCAAGATCGACTCACAGCCCTCAAGGCTCAAATCGGGCATCATGACTACCTCTACTACGTCAAGGACCAGCCGGAGATTTCCGATGGCGAATACGACCGGCTGTTTCGTGAACTGGTTGAACTCGAGCAGAAATACCCCGAACTAATCACACTCGATTCTCCCACTCAACGCGTCGGCGCGCCCCCTTTGGACGAGCTCGGAAAGGTTCGGCATGAACAACCGATGTTGAGTCTCGATTCCATCGTGGATCCCGACGAAGTGCTTGTCTTTGACCAGCGGATGAGACGAGCGCTTCAAACAAACCAGATTGAGTACACGGTCGAGCCAAAATTCGATGGCCTCTCGGTTGAGCTGATCTATGATCATGGACGTTTTGTTCGTGGTTCAACTCGTGGAGACGGCAGTATCGGTGAGGACATTACCATTAATCTCCGGACGATTCGTTCATTGCCGCTCCACCTGCATGGCAAGACACCTCCGGACCATCTGGCGGTGCGTGGAGAAGTCTATATGCGCCTTGATGACTTCCACGCCCTCAACCGTCGCATGACGGAGCGCGGGCTGGATGCGTTCGCCAATCCTCGCAATGCCGCCGCCGGTTCACTTCGGCAGCTCGACTCCCAGATTACCGCCTCTCGCCCGCTCGTTCTGACGTGTTATGAAGTGACGGCAACGGTGGGGCCTCGTCCAGAATCACACTGGGACGAGCTTGAGGCATTGACCCAGTGGGGGCTCCCTGTTCCAGTCCTGAGACGACGATGTGACACCATCCATCAAGTCTTGGAGTTCCATCGAGCCACAGCGCAACAACGTGACAATCTGGCCTACGAAATTGACGGAGTGGTGGTGAAGGTCAACCGTGGAGACTGGCAGGCTCGGTTGGGAATGAAATCCCGAAGTCCTCGTTGGGCTCTCGCCTTCAAATTTCCTCCACGGAAAGAAATTACCGAGGTGCAGGATATCGCCATATCTGTTGGTCGAACCGGGACGCTCACTCCCCTGGCGCTCTTAAAACCGGTTGAAGTCGGGGGGGTAACCATCAGCCGCGCAACCCTCCACAACGCCGACGAGGTCGCCAGAAAAGATATCCGGGTCGGCGACACCGTGCGGGTCGAACGTGCCGGGGACGTGATCCCGGCGATCGCGGAGCGGATACCCCTCCCCAACGAAACCAGATCGGCTCCCTTCCAGATGCCGAGCGCCTGCCCGATATGCGGTTCTGCCGTCGCCAGAGAAGGCGCCTATTATTACTGTACGGGCCAGGCCTCGTGCCCGGCTCAACTGAAGGGTGCGATCGAACATTTTGCTTCGAAAGCCGCACTCAACATCGAAGGCCTGGGCAAGAAGACCGTTGCGCAGTTGGTAGATCGAGGGCTCGTCAAGGATCTCTCCGATCTGTATCGACTCGATCAAGGGCAACTGTTACAGCTCGAAGGGTTTGCCGAACGTTCATCAACCTTGTTGCTCGACGCCATTACGCAGAGCACGACGATGCCTCTCGACCGGTTTTTGATGGGGCTTGGAATCCGTCAAGTCGGGCAACATATCGCCAAGGTACTTGCGCGGGAGTTCGGTTCGCTTGAAGCCATCATGTCGGCTGACCAGGATCGGCTTCAGAGGATTAGAGAAATTGGGCCGGAAATTTCGGCAAGCGTATTTTCCTACTTTCAAGAAAGCTCGAACCGGCGAGTCATCGATCAGTTGCAGAAGCTTGGTCTTTCGATCCAGAGCAGGCTCCCCCCCCCCTCCAGCCCAACAGATCTACCCTTCTCGGGACGAAGCTTTGTGTTCACCGGAGGCCTGACGCGGATGACGAGGAATGAGGCCGCCTCGCTCGTCGAACGACTTGGCGGCACCGTATCATCCAGTGTCAGCAAAAAAACAACCTACGTGGTGGTAGGGGACGAGCCTGGATCCAAGCGCGATCAGGCGATGAAATTAGGGGTGCAAGTTCTCAACGAAGAGGAGTTTGAACGCTTACTGGATCGGTCTGGGAACGTCTAG
- a CDS encoding LysM peptidoglycan-binding domain-containing protein: MQKDERSVRNLARMFALLIATLCSGSLLSGCVVLEEKYNAEKARSLNFQRLLAQEEKRTAELDSDVRRAKAELAEYEARNRELSSQVQMAREQMGRLQEEAEAIREATVLERKALEDMQRKGQSPTVKKKKTGMRKPASSELDGKRQVYDDLSISADTKVHVVKPGETLFGISRRYGIEMGTLKQINKLPDDIIEVGQKLLLVDE, translated from the coding sequence ATGCAGAAGGATGAACGCTCAGTGCGTAATCTGGCGAGAATGTTCGCTCTCCTAATTGCCACACTGTGCAGCGGGTCGTTGCTGAGTGGGTGTGTGGTATTGGAAGAAAAGTATAATGCCGAGAAAGCGCGGAGCTTGAATTTTCAACGTCTTTTGGCGCAGGAAGAAAAACGAACGGCTGAATTGGATAGTGACGTCAGGCGCGCGAAGGCCGAACTCGCAGAATACGAGGCGAGGAATCGGGAATTATCTTCCCAAGTGCAGATGGCACGCGAACAGATGGGCCGTCTCCAGGAAGAGGCAGAGGCGATTCGCGAAGCGACGGTGCTCGAACGAAAAGCCTTGGAGGATATGCAGCGGAAAGGCCAATCCCCCACCGTCAAGAAGAAGAAAACCGGAATGCGTAAACCTGCTTCGAGTGAGTTGGATGGGAAGCGTCAGGTCTATGATGATCTGTCGATCAGTGCCGACACAAAGGTGCATGTGGTGAAGCCGGGTGAGACCTTGTTCGGCATTAGTCGGCGGTATGGCATAGAGATGGGGACGTTGAAACAGATCAACAAACTTCCGGATGACATCATTGAAGTCGGCCAAAAACTCCTTCTGGTAGACGAGTAG
- the trpE gene encoding anthranilate synthase component I, whose amino-acid sequence MRRSETYSLNLDEFRSYATQGNLIPLFREILADHDTPVSAFAKIDHGPSAYLLESIQGGEKWARYSFLGSGSPLVIYEDRGDLCVKKGAHRRRIPSRGAPLDRLRELMEAYRPVTVPNLPRFIGGAVGYLGYDVVKTFEELPSSRKEHLDLPDFAFLLTETLLIFDNVSQKIKVVANAHVKSTSERDVRAAYRQATGRIEAMIDRLRRPLKRQKPKRRRSPLRFTANMSKADFEKMVARAQEYIKAGDIFQCVLSQRWETSLQAPPFQLYRALRVVNPSPYMYYLRIAGVELVGSSPEILVRCEDGSASVRPIAGTRRRGATMEEDAELERRLLADTKERAEHIMLVDLGRNDIGRVAERGSVRVESLMNVERYSHVMHIVSNVTGTLGRGKTAYDVLKACFPAGTVSGAPKIRAMEIIEELEPTKRGPYAGAVGYLSFSGNMDMCINIRTVVVSRHRAFIQAGAGIVADSNPEHEYEETCNKSRAMMKAIELAEQGLE is encoded by the coding sequence ATGCGGCGGTCTGAGACGTATTCGCTCAACCTGGATGAGTTCCGCTCCTATGCCACGCAGGGAAACCTGATCCCGCTGTTCCGTGAAATCCTGGCGGATCATGACACGCCGGTCTCAGCATTCGCAAAGATCGACCATGGCCCGTCGGCCTACTTGCTGGAAAGCATCCAGGGCGGGGAAAAATGGGCGAGATATTCCTTTCTTGGAAGCGGGTCTCCGCTGGTCATCTATGAAGATCGTGGAGACCTGTGTGTGAAGAAGGGGGCGCACCGCCGACGCATCCCGAGCCGAGGAGCGCCGCTCGATCGCCTGCGGGAGCTCATGGAGGCCTATCGGCCTGTGACGGTTCCGAATCTTCCTCGCTTCATCGGTGGAGCCGTTGGCTACCTTGGGTATGATGTTGTGAAGACGTTCGAGGAGCTCCCGTCCAGCCGAAAAGAGCATCTTGATCTTCCGGACTTTGCATTTCTGTTGACCGAAACCTTGTTGATCTTCGACAACGTGTCGCAAAAGATCAAGGTCGTGGCCAATGCGCATGTCAAATCTACCTCCGAGCGAGATGTGCGTGCAGCGTACCGGCAAGCGACGGGGCGAATCGAGGCCATGATCGACAGGCTGCGCCGGCCCCTGAAGCGCCAGAAGCCGAAGCGCCGACGATCTCCGCTTCGATTCACGGCCAATATGAGCAAGGCTGACTTTGAGAAGATGGTGGCTCGTGCTCAGGAATACATCAAGGCCGGCGATATCTTTCAGTGCGTGCTATCGCAACGGTGGGAAACCAGTCTCCAGGCTCCGCCGTTCCAGCTCTACAGAGCCCTTCGTGTCGTAAATCCCTCGCCCTACATGTACTACTTGCGTATCGCAGGAGTCGAACTGGTCGGCTCATCTCCTGAAATCCTTGTCCGATGCGAAGATGGGTCGGCATCGGTGCGTCCTATTGCTGGGACCAGGCGTCGGGGGGCGACGATGGAAGAAGATGCGGAGCTGGAGCGCCGACTGCTGGCCGACACCAAGGAACGAGCGGAACATATCATGCTGGTGGACCTTGGCCGCAATGATATCGGTCGTGTCGCTGAACGGGGATCGGTTCGTGTCGAGTCATTGATGAATGTCGAGCGGTACTCGCATGTCATGCACATCGTGTCGAATGTCACAGGCACCCTGGGTAGGGGCAAGACAGCGTATGACGTGTTGAAGGCCTGCTTTCCTGCCGGAACCGTGTCAGGGGCACCGAAGATCAGAGCCATGGAAATCATCGAAGAGCTTGAGCCGACGAAGCGTGGGCCCTATGCCGGCGCGGTGGGGTACCTCAGTTTTTCGGGAAATATGGACATGTGTATCAATATCCGAACGGTCGTCGTGTCCCGACATCGGGCGTTTATCCAGGCCGGTGCCGGGATCGTGGCCGACTCCAACCCAGAGCACGAGTACGAAGAGACCTGTAATAAGTCCCGCGCAATGATGAAGGCCATTGAGTTGGCGGAACAGGGGCTCGAGTAG
- the pabA gene encoding aminodeoxychorismate/anthranilate synthase component II, with amino-acid sequence MLLVIDNYDSFTYNLVQYLGELGEDVQVYRNDKITMDQIEELRPSRIVISPGPCTPKEAGISVEAIRRFGGKIPILGVCLGHQSMAVAFGGEVIRAQRLMHGKTSQITHDGKTIFRSLPNPFEATRYHSLIVNRVNLPDCLEISAETAEGEIMGLRHTTLCVEGVQFHPESILTTAGKDLLRNYLKL; translated from the coding sequence ATGCTACTCGTCATCGATAACTACGATTCCTTCACCTATAATTTGGTGCAATATCTTGGGGAGTTGGGCGAGGATGTGCAGGTCTACCGTAACGATAAGATCACGATGGATCAGATTGAGGAGTTGCGTCCGAGTCGAATCGTGATCTCTCCTGGGCCATGTACGCCCAAGGAGGCCGGCATTTCTGTCGAGGCCATCCGTCGATTTGGTGGGAAGATACCCATCCTTGGCGTCTGTTTAGGACACCAGTCGATGGCCGTTGCGTTTGGAGGAGAGGTGATCCGAGCGCAGCGCTTGATGCATGGGAAGACATCGCAGATCACACACGACGGCAAGACCATCTTTCGATCCTTGCCCAATCCGTTTGAGGCCACGCGCTATCACTCTCTGATTGTGAATCGAGTCAACCTTCCCGATTGTTTGGAGATCTCCGCTGAGACCGCCGAAGGTGAGATCATGGGGCTTCGACATACAACGCTCTGTGTCGAGGGGGTTCAATTTCATCCGGAATCGATTCTGACGACTGCCGGGAAGGATTTGCTCCGCAACTACTTGAAGCTTTAA